The Candidatus Glassbacteria bacterium region GAAAGACGATCATCGTACATCCTGGAAATTATCACATCGGCGCATTTCCTCCATAAGAATTTCCCGGCTCGTTCTTTGGACCTCTCAGCGCTCCTGCGCCACAGCTCCTCATCAACCAGAAGATTCTCCATTGCCTCTACGACCGCCGCTTTATCGTCAGGATCCACCAGAAAGCCCGCATTACCAACAACCTCCGGCAGGGAGGTGCGATTTGCCGCGATTACCGGCGCGCCGCAGGCCATGGCTTCCAGTACCGGAAGCCCGAATCCCTCGTACTCGGACAGATAGATGAAAGCCCGGCAGGAACAGTACAGTACCCGCAGATCTCGGTCCTGGATGAAACCCGTGAACACCACGGAGGATTGCGCCATTTCGTCTATTTTGCGCATCAGCCTCGACTTGTAGCGCTGCCGATCTTCGCCACACAAAACCAACGTCCCGCAGGCGCCGGAGCGACGAAGCTTCCCAAAGGCTGCCAGCACCGCATCCAGCCGTTTTCTCGGTTCCAGAGTTGACACGGACAGAAAAAACGCTTTGTCCTCAGGGATGCCGTACTTACGCAGAACGACCCGACTTTGAGCTGCATCAACACCGGGATAGAAAATAGCACTATCCACAGCATTATACACCGG contains the following coding sequences:
- a CDS encoding glycosyltransferase family 4 protein; this translates as PDYSINTDDPTRWFPRLLASLGPEDRLFTVSEHTKKDFLNFCPALPANQITPVYNAVDSAIFYPGVDAAQSRVVLRKYGIPEDKAFFLSVSTLEPRKRLDAVLAAFGKLRRSGACGTLVLCGEDRQRYKSRLMRKIDEMAQSSVVFTGFIQDRDLRVLYCSCRAFIYLSEYEGFGLPVLEAMACGAPVIAANRTSLPEVVGNAGFLVDPDDKAAVVEAMENLLVDEELWRRSAERSKERAGKFLWRKCADVIISRMYDDRLSCSA